One genomic window of Dama dama isolate Ldn47 chromosome 7, ASM3311817v1, whole genome shotgun sequence includes the following:
- the LOC133059105 gene encoding olfactory receptor 12D1-like, whose amino-acid sequence MLNQTSVTEFLLLGVTDIQVLQPVLFVVFLAIYIVSLAGNGAILMVIISDPRLHSPMYFFLGNLSCLDICYSTVTLPKMLENFLSTHKAISFLGCISQLHFFHFLGSTESMLLAVMGFDRFVAICKPLHYTLIMNHQVCLQMAVTVWIFGFFHSLLHSVMTSHLNFCGSNHIHHFFCDVKPLLELACGNTELNQWLLNTVTGAIAMGSFFLTFLSYFYIIIYLFFKTRSCSMLHKALSTCVSHFMVVVLFFVPVVFVYIHPASSSSMDQDQINAIMYSVVTPILNPLIYTLRNKEVKGALRRRMGRRLT is encoded by the coding sequence ATGCTGAATCAAACCTCAGTCACTGAATTTCTCCTCCTGGGAGTGACAGACATCCAAGTACTGCAACCTGTTCTCTTTGTGGTTTTCCTTGCAATTTACATTGTCAGCTTGGCTGGAAATGGAGCCATCCTGATGGTTATCATCTCTGATCCAAGACTCCATTCtcctatgtattttttcctgggaaaCCTGTCATGTCTAGATATCTGCTACTCCACGGTGACTCTGCCAAAGATGCTGGAGAACTTCCTCTCTACACACAAAGCAATTTCTTTCTTGGGATGCATAAGTCAGCTTCATTTCTTCCACTTCCTGGGCAGCACAGAGTCCATGTTGCTGGCTGTGATGGGCTTTGATCGCTTTGTGGCTATCTGCAAACCACTTCATTATACTCTTATAATGAATCATCAGGTCTGTTTGCAGATGGCTGTCACTGTCTGGATCTTTGGTTTTTTCCATTCCCTGCTGCACTCAGTGATGACCTCTCACTTAAACTTCTGTGGGTCCAACCATATCCATCACTTCTTCTGTGATGTTAAGCCATTGCTGGAGTTGGCCTGTGGGAACACTGAGCTCAACCAGTGGCTGCTCAATACTGTCACAGGCGCCATTGCCATGGGCTCATTCTTTCTAACATTCCTGTCCTATTTCTATATTATTATCTATCTTTTCTTCAAGACCCGTTCTTGCAGCATGCTTCATAAAGCACTGTCTACTTGTGTCTCCCACTTCATGGTAGTTGTTCTTTTCTTCGtccctgttgtttttgtttacatTCATCCTGCCTCAAGTAGCTCCATGGACCAGGATCAGATCAATGCCATTATGTACAGTGTGGTCACTCCCATACTAAATCCACTGATCTATACTTTGAGGAACAAGGAAGTAAAGGGGGCCTtgaggaggaggatgggaaggAGGCTGACTTGA